The Sus scrofa isolate TJ Tabasco breed Duroc chromosome X, Sscrofa11.1, whole genome shotgun sequence genome has a segment encoding these proteins:
- the BEX4 gene encoding protein BEX4, giving the protein MASKEEQQAVKNLSMENAQQENEGGDQAPLQNGEESRDLGKGGAQKPGGNGRLGRVRRLVPNFRWAITNKHVDRNEVGDDVEKYVGQMMEVRRRTREQQMRHHVRYQTPEPDNHYDFCLIP; this is encoded by the coding sequence ATGGCGTCCAAAGAGGAGCAGCAAGCAGTGAAAAATCTCAGCATGGAAAATGCCCAACAGGAAAACGAAGGAGGGGACCAGGCACCTTTGCAGAATGGAGAGGAGTCGCGCGATTTGGGAAAGGGCGGAGCCCAGAAGCCTGGAGGAAATGGCAGGCTCGGGCGGGTTAGGCGACTTGTCCCTAATTTTCGATGGGCCATAACCAACAAGCATGTTGATCGCAATGAAGTGGGAGATGATGTAGAAAAGTACGTAGGGCAGATGATGGAAGTAAGGAGAAGGACTAGGGAGCAGCAAATGAGGCATCATGTGCGCTACCAAACTCCTGAACCTGACAATCATTATGACTTTTGCCTTATACCTTGA